The Candidatus Hydrogenedentota bacterium region AAACAACAACCATTGCCAAAAACCAGATAACCACTGCCGCCGCGAGCCCTTCAACAAGCGTACCCAACGTCTGCAAACGGTACCCTTGGGACAATGTCATGCCCGAGAATTGGGTGACTACCCAGAAGTAACTGTCGTTTGCGTGCGACACCAGCATTCCGCCGGCACCAATGGCAACCACAGTGAGCGCCTTGCCCGCCTCCCCATCCAGCCCCAAAGCGGGCAAAAGCGGCGCGACGAGTCCGGCCGTGGTGATCATGGCCACGGTCGACGAACCCTGTGCCGTCTTTAGTCCCGCAGCGACCAACAACGGCAGCAGAATGCCAATGCCTTCATGTCCCTGGAAGCCCGTCCCAATTACGTCAGCGATCCCGGAGTTCTGCAGGACCTTGCCAAATGCCCCACCCGCGCCCGTGATAACAATGATCGAAGACGCGGATACGATTGCCTTTCCCACCAATCCATCCGTGGAAAGCAGCTTTCGGTCGAACGGTTTGGGCAACAGGAAGGCAAACAGAGCCCCGATGAGCAATGAGACGATTGGTTGACCAAGAAAGACAATCACATCGGTCAGTCTGCCCACACCCAATGGATTGCTCGGCAACTCCGCTATCGAACGGACAAGTATGAGTATGATGGGAAGCAGTATCGGCGTCAGCGACTTTGCCGTCGATGGCAAATCATCGTGCCCCTTCCTCATATCTGCCGGCTCCTCAACTTCTGGGCGAAGATCAAGCCGGCCCGCGACCTTGACTGCAAAAGTCCAACCCGCGAACGTCGCAAAAAGACCGACAATCCCACCCCAGAGAATTACCAGTCCGAGATCGGCATTGAGAACACCCGCTGCCCCCACAGGCCCTGGCGTCGGTGGAACCATCGTGTGCGTCGAGTACAGTCCCAGGCTCAAAGCGATAGCGCCCGCAGCCAGCGACACATTCGCCTTACGCGCCAACGCCTTGTTGATCGGTGACAACAACACGAATGCAGAGTCGCAGAACACAGGTATGGAAACCACGTAGCCCACGAGCGCCATAGCCAGTGGCGTGTTCTTCTCACCCGTAATCCGTAGAGCGCGCTCCGCCAATCGCAACGCCCCGCCAGACTGTTCAAGAAACGACCCGATGATGGAACCCGCCAGTATGACGATGCCTATGGCGCCTACCGTGTTCCCGAAACCCGTATTGACCGAACTCACGACATCCTTCAGCGGCATGTTTGCGCAAATACCGAAACCAAATGCGGCAGCCAGCAGCGCCAGGAAAGGATGCAGCTTCAATTTCGCAGTCGCGATCACGATGAACACGATGGAGAGAACGAGCAATGCAATAAGTAACATACTTCCCCCTCAATGGTGCGTCTCAAACCCCACACAAAGCGAGCGCATTCTTCTGCCCAAAGAGGTGCTCGGGCTGAGATTTGCATTCCACCCAGGCGCAACCCTAGCATGCTTCACGATAGACTTGCACATTGGGGAGGCGGGGAACCACGTGACCACGGGAACATTTCGCACGCACGACAACCAAGATCTCGCGACACAGTCGTGGGAAGTCGGCCAAGAGCCTCGTGCGTCGCTGATCATAATCCACGGTTTTGGCCATCATGGAGCCTGCTTTCAGGAAGTCGCTCAGCATCTCAATCACGCTGGTGTCAACGTCTACTCCTTCGACCAGCGAGGCCACGGCAAATCTCCCGGAAAGCGCGGCTTCATCAATTCATTCGACGATACGATTTCCGATGTCCGCACCTTTATGCAAAGCATCAAGGCAAATGTGGAAGGCCGCCCGCTGTTCCTGATGGGGCACAGCATGGGGGGGCTTGTTCTTGGAGTCTATGTCTTGCGTCATGCTCCAGCCGTGCGCGGTCTTATCTTCAGCAGCGCGCTGCTGAAGATCCCGGACAGTGTGCCGCCCTTCCTCATCAAGCTGGCGGCATTTCTGGGGAAGTACTTGCCGACACTGCCCGTTCAAGGCGTCAATTTCAAGGCGGTCTCGCGCGATCCGGCCGCCATCGAAGAAATGCTGAACGATCCCCTTCGCTATACGGGCCGCATGCAGGCGCGCACCGGCGCGGAAATCGGCAAGGCCATCGCCGAATTGAACGAAGGCATGGATCGTATAGAAGATCCCCTGCTTATACTCCACGGCACCGCCGACCAACTTACCGACCCTTCGGGCAGCAAGAATCTCTACGACCGATCTAAATCGACGGACAAAACGCTCCGTATATTCGAGCATGGTTACCACGAACTTTACAACGACCTCGACAAATCCGCATTCATGACCGAGATTACCGACTGGATGCTGAAGCGCTCGTGAGTAATCTCCAAGCCTAACGTAAAGAAGTACCACCAACATGTCCCCCGCTCTACTCGCAGTTCTCTCCGTACTCCCCATCTTTACCGTCGGTTTGCTCGTCGTAGGCCTGAAATGGCCCGCGAGCCGCGCGATGCCCATTTGCTACATCATCGCGGTTGCGCTTGCGCTCGGCGTGTGGAAAACGCCGGGCGCGCGGGTCGCCGCCGCTTCCATCAATGGACTCTTTGTTATGGGCACGCTGGTGTACATCATCTTCGGCGCAATTCTGCTGCTCAACACACTCAATGCCAGCGGAGCGCTGACGGTTATTCGCAACGGCTTTACGAGCGTCACGCTCGATAGAAGAATCCAGGTAATCATCGTCGCCTGGCTATTCGGGTCCTTCATCGAAGGTGCTGCGGGCTTCGGCACCCCGGCGGCATTGGCTGTTCCCCTTATGGTTGGCTTGGGTTTTCCGGCCATGGCCGCGGTCATTGCCGGATTGATCATTCAATGCACGGCCGTGTCTTTCGGTGCAGCCGGCACGCCTATTCTCCTGGGAATCGCTACCGGCCTTGGTGACGACGCCAGCGTCAAAGACTTCGCGATCGCGCACGGCTTTCAGCACACGCCCGAATTCCTGGCCCACATTGGCGTCAAGACCGCCATTCTTCACACGGTTGCAGGGACATTCGTCCCCCTGATTGTTGTCGCAATCATGACACGCATGTTTGGAGAGCGCCGCGCGTTCTCCGATGGTCTCAGGGTGTGGAAGTTCGCGGTCTTTTCCGCGTTCGCGATGACCATCCCCTACCTCATCTGCGCCTTCGCTCTCGGACCCGAGTTCCCTTCGCTCATTGGCAGTCTCGTTGGCCTCGCTGTTGTCGTTCTTGCTGCCCGCAAAGGGTTCCTGATGCCCGATAGGAACGAAGTATGGGATTTCCCTTCGCGCAACACGTGGGACGCCGAATGGTCGGGGACCCTATCGCTGGACGAGAACGACAGTCCTCCCTCGTTTGGTCTATTCCGGGCTTGGTCCCCGTACCTCCTGGTAGCGATTCTGCTCGTTTTGTCGCGACTGCGGGCGTTTCCAATCGGAGGTTGGCTGAAGCAAGCCGTCAAGATCAATGCCATGCACGTGTTCGACACCGACATCTCGATAACGTTTGAGCCCCTCTATTCTCCTGGTTCGTTCTTCATTGCCGTCTCCCTGATTACTCTATTTCTGCACCAGATGAGCCTCACTGCCTACAAACAGGCTTGGCGCACGAGCATTGGCACGGCTCTGCGCTCGTCAAAAGCACTCATCTTCACCGTCCCCATGGTCCAGGTCTTTCTCTGTTCTGACGGTGGCGCGGCAGGCTACGACAAAATGCCAATCGTACTCGCGGACGGAGTCGCGGCGCTGACGGGAACTGCCTGGCCTCTCTTCGCCCCATTCATCGGCGGCCTTGGCTCATTCATCGCCGGCAGCAATACGGTCAGCAACATGATGTTCTCGCTCTTCCAGTTCGGCATGGGGCAACACATCGGCGTCGATCCCACGTGGATCGTCGCTCTGCAAAATGCCGGTGGCGCTGCAGGAAACATGATCTGCGTCCACAACGTTGTCGCGGCCTCCGCCGTGGTAGGCCTCGACGGAAGGGAAGGTCCCATCATTCGAAAGACCCTGCTTCCCTTTGCATACTACGCACTATTTACTGGAAGTTTGGGCTACGCCATTGTGCGCTATCCCGATGCAGGCCTTTTCAATTGCGGCTCAGCCATTGCTCTGCTGATCGGAATTCTGGCCGTAACATGCGTTGTCAAGGGTGCGCGGGTTCGCTCCGGCGTAATCGGTTATACTGATCCCTCGTGACGAAAGGAGAACTTATGACTACCTGCCTCGTTCGACGCCTGCTATTCACGGCGCTGCTTTGCCTTCTACTCGTTGCAGCAGCACCCGCCGATTCCAACTTCTTCCTCAAAGATGGCGACACCGTCGACTTCTACGGAGACAGCATCACGGAACAGCGCCTGTACACCACGTACACGGAGGCGTTCGTCGCCACGCGCTATCCCGACCTTAAGGTAACGTTCTATGCGCGCGGCGTCGGCGGTGACACTACGTGGGGTGGTTGGATGGGCACAAGCGAAGTCCGCGTCAAACGAGACGTTAAACCGGACAAGCCCACCGTCATTACCGTCATGTTGGGCATGAACGATGCCGGTTACGTTCCCTACGATCCCAAGATTCTTGCGACCTACCAGGAGTGGTACGGGAAGCTCATAGGCTTTCTGCAAGCTGCCGCGCCCCGCGCGCGATTCACACTGATTGGGACTTCCCCGTACGACCAATGGGCGCACCCGGAGGCTGAGCGCAAAGGCTACAACGACACCCTCCTTAAATACGTGGACCACGTGAAGTGGCGTGCCGAGCAACACCATTTTGGATTTGTCGACTTCAACGCTCCGGTCACCAACGCTATTCAGGCTGCATTGGCCGCGAACGACCCCAAGGCGAACACCTTCGTCCCCGATACCATTCACCCTGGCCCCAGCGGACAACTGGTCATGGCCGCCGCGCTGCTGAAAGGATGGAACGCGAATGGCGTCGTGAGCGATGTAGTCATTGATGCAGCCTCTGGCTCGGTCACAAAAGCCGAGAATGCCTGCGTGTTCAAGTTCAAGGATCTTGCGTGGTCGCAGAAGGACCACGCCCTTCCATTCCCGGCCGACGAGTCAATGGAACTGGCTCTCAAGTACTCCGATTTCACCGACGCCTTAAACCGTCAAATGCTCACCGTGCGCGGCCTGCAAACCGGAAAGTACCGGCTTGAGATCGATGGCAAAGCTGTCGTCGAGCTTCCCGCAGAAGACTGGGCCAAAGGCGTAAATCTCGCCGTCCTCGACACGCCCATGCGCGCACAAGCCAGCAAAGTGCTCGCGGAAACTGTGAAGCGCAACGATGCGCTCTTTACCCGCTGGCGCAATGTCGAGTTTCAACTTGCCGACTATCGAGCTTCTAAACAGGCGGCCGCTGCGCTCAAGAAAGTCGAGAAGGAAATCGCGCGGAAGCGCCATAACTTGGCTCAACCTCAGAAGCATGAATACAAACTCGTGAAGATTCAGTAATCGCATAACCATAACCCTCGCCGGTCATCTTGGCCGGCGAGGGTTGCACTCGTGTAGAAGTCACAGTTGCCAGACCGTCAACTCTTCCAGGGGGGAATTCAGATGAAGGTGTGGTTCGCAATCGCTCTCCTAGCTTTTGCAGTCTTGGTACCAGCCCAACCCTCCCTCGCAACTCCGGCCGAAATGGCAGGCTTGGGACAATGGACATCGGCAAATTTCGACTGCGCGGCCTCTTACACCCCGCCAGCAAGTCTGACAATCAAGGAGCACTTTGACATTGTCTGGCAAAACTGCAGAGTCGACAAGCCGCTCACGCTGGGCGCTGTGCAATTCGACCGTGGACTCTTCACACATGCTCCAAGCGACATCCTGGTGAAATTACCTGGAGCAGCAAAGGAATTCACCGCCGTGGTGGGCATCGACACCAATGCGCAAACCCGCGGCAATTCAGGCAGCGTCATATTTTCCGTCGTTGCCAACGGAGCGCCTGTCTTCACATCCCCCACGATTCGCGAGGGCATGCCACCTCATTCCGTACAAGTCGATTTGGCGGGAGCCACCGAATTCAATCTTCGCGTGAGCGATGCCGGCGATGGTATCAGTTGCGATCAGGCAATTTGGGCGAATGCAAAAGTTGAGTTGTCCGATGGCCGCACATATTGGTTGGGCGACCTCCCCATCGTACAAGGCCAGGATGAACCGGCGTTCACTCAAGGACCTCCCTTCTCCTTTCAGTATGGTGACAAATCTTCCACGGAAGTACTGTCGCGTTTTGAGAAGCATTCCTCAACCGGCCAACTTGACGACAATCGGCTTCGCCACGAAATCATCTACCGAGATCCGGTAACGTCGCTTGAGATTCGCTGCATCGTCGTAGAATACTTCGACTTTCCCACCGTCGAATGGACGTTGTACTTTAAGAACGCAGGCGCCAAAGACACGCCGATCCTGTCGAATGTCCTTCCTCTCGACACGACCTTCACGCGCCTCGCCGATGACGTATATGCGCGTTTTGCGCGCCCCGGCGAGTTTGCTCTGCATCATCACACCGGCAGCAACTGCGTCCCCGATGACTACGAGCCTCACGAAACCGTTCTGAAGGCCAAGGAAGTCAAGACACTTACGTCTGCGGGTGGACGCGGCAGCAATGGAGTCTTCCCTTACTTCAACATCGAGTGGCCCGGACAAGGTGTCATCGCAGTTGTTGGCTGGCCCGGACAGTGGTCCGCATCGTTTACGCGCGATGAAGGCGCCAATCTACGGATTAGAGCAGGCCAAGAGCTGACGCATTTCACGTTGCATCCAGGCGAGGAAGTGCGCACGCC contains the following coding sequences:
- a CDS encoding GntP family permease, giving the protein MLLIALLVLSIVFIVIATAKLKLHPFLALLAAAFGFGICANMPLKDVVSSVNTGFGNTVGAIGIVILAGSIIGSFLEQSGGALRLAERALRITGEKNTPLAMALVGYVVSIPVFCDSAFVLLSPINKALARKANVSLAAGAIALSLGLYSTHTMVPPTPGPVGAAGVLNADLGLVILWGGIVGLFATFAGWTFAVKVAGRLDLRPEVEEPADMRKGHDDLPSTAKSLTPILLPIILILVRSIAELPSNPLGVGRLTDVIVFLGQPIVSLLIGALFAFLLPKPFDRKLLSTDGLVGKAIVSASSIIVITGAGGAFGKVLQNSGIADVIGTGFQGHEGIGILLPLLVAAGLKTAQGSSTVAMITTAGLVAPLLPALGLDGEAGKALTVVAIGAGGMLVSHANDSYFWVVTQFSGMTLSQGYRLQTLGTLVEGLAAAVVIWFLAMVVV
- a CDS encoding L-lactate permease, with product MSPALLAVLSVLPIFTVGLLVVGLKWPASRAMPICYIIAVALALGVWKTPGARVAAASINGLFVMGTLVYIIFGAILLLNTLNASGALTVIRNGFTSVTLDRRIQVIIVAWLFGSFIEGAAGFGTPAALAVPLMVGLGFPAMAAVIAGLIIQCTAVSFGAAGTPILLGIATGLGDDASVKDFAIAHGFQHTPEFLAHIGVKTAILHTVAGTFVPLIVVAIMTRMFGERRAFSDGLRVWKFAVFSAFAMTIPYLICAFALGPEFPSLIGSLVGLAVVVLAARKGFLMPDRNEVWDFPSRNTWDAEWSGTLSLDENDSPPSFGLFRAWSPYLLVAILLVLSRLRAFPIGGWLKQAVKINAMHVFDTDISITFEPLYSPGSFFIAVSLITLFLHQMSLTAYKQAWRTSIGTALRSSKALIFTVPMVQVFLCSDGGAAGYDKMPIVLADGVAALTGTAWPLFAPFIGGLGSFIAGSNTVSNMMFSLFQFGMGQHIGVDPTWIVALQNAGGAAGNMICVHNVVAASAVVGLDGREGPIIRKTLLPFAYYALFTGSLGYAIVRYPDAGLFNCGSAIALLIGILAVTCVVKGARVRSGVIGYTDPS
- a CDS encoding lysophospholipase, which codes for MTTGTFRTHDNQDLATQSWEVGQEPRASLIIIHGFGHHGACFQEVAQHLNHAGVNVYSFDQRGHGKSPGKRGFINSFDDTISDVRTFMQSIKANVEGRPLFLMGHSMGGLVLGVYVLRHAPAVRGLIFSSALLKIPDSVPPFLIKLAAFLGKYLPTLPVQGVNFKAVSRDPAAIEEMLNDPLRYTGRMQARTGAEIGKAIAELNEGMDRIEDPLLILHGTADQLTDPSGSKNLYDRSKSTDKTLRIFEHGYHELYNDLDKSAFMTEITDWMLKRS
- a CDS encoding SGNH/GDSL hydrolase family protein, producing MTTCLVRRLLFTALLCLLLVAAAPADSNFFLKDGDTVDFYGDSITEQRLYTTYTEAFVATRYPDLKVTFYARGVGGDTTWGGWMGTSEVRVKRDVKPDKPTVITVMLGMNDAGYVPYDPKILATYQEWYGKLIGFLQAAAPRARFTLIGTSPYDQWAHPEAERKGYNDTLLKYVDHVKWRAEQHHFGFVDFNAPVTNAIQAALAANDPKANTFVPDTIHPGPSGQLVMAAALLKGWNANGVVSDVVIDAASGSVTKAENACVFKFKDLAWSQKDHALPFPADESMELALKYSDFTDALNRQMLTVRGLQTGKYRLEIDGKAVVELPAEDWAKGVNLAVLDTPMRAQASKVLAETVKRNDALFTRWRNVEFQLADYRASKQAAAALKKVEKEIARKRHNLAQPQKHEYKLVKIQ